Genomic window (Marasmius oreades isolate 03SP1 chromosome 3, whole genome shotgun sequence):
ccccctcaAAGCCATACTGGCTCTCCTACCGATTTTCTGAAAGGAGTTGTAGGAAAGCGCGTCATTGTCCGTTTGAATTCCGGAGTAGATTATAGAGGTAATGTTTCACGTCCTCCGTGAGCTCAGAGCTTAATCGAACAGAAAAACAGGCATTCTTTCTTGTCTCGATGGGTACATGAATATTGCTTTGGAACAGACCGAGGAGCATGTGAACGGAAGGGTGACGAACCGCTACGGGGATGCCTTTATCCGAGGGAATAACGGTCAGCTCAATGGTAACGGTTGTCCGTCGACATTCCCGGCTTAAACACCTTTCTGCAGTGCTATACATATCAGCTGCCGAACCATTATGATACAACTTGCTGGCATATGTAACATCCTGCATCATCTCAAAACAACTAGTTGGTCGGAGGTGTCTGAGGCCTGATATATGATACTTGAGTCCGTTGATCTGTTGAGTCTCCGAGTCAGTTAAACGGACAAGATCGCAAGCAGTTTATGTTCTTCTAAACATTTACAAATCTAaatatacatacatacacATTTCTTTGGATGTTGCGAGTAATATAAAGCTTTGACAAGCGCACTCACCCATAGGAAAAATAACCATAATCCCCCATCAGAAATAAATTTCGACCAACTCGCTCCCAAATTGTTCCATGCCAATGACTTTAAACCTCGGACCATCACCGTACGCACATCCACGCGTCCCCCACTCGCTTGAATCG
Coding sequences:
- the LSM6 gene encoding U4/U6-U5 snRNP complex subunit lsm6; its protein translation is MDDSPPPPPPENSTPPPPPQSHTGSPTDFLKGVVGKRVIVRLNSGVDYRGILSCLDGYMNIALEQTEEHVNGRVTNRYGDAFIRGNNVLYISAAEPL